TTTAACAGGTCCGCTTGTCCGACCCGATAATGCAATCGTTCCGAATCGAGATAGAGCGCGGTTGGCGTCGTTGTCGGCAATTGCTCTAATTGTTGCCAGCTTGGCGGGTTGCCTGGAATCCGTTGTTGGTTGACCGCATCCCAGGTTGGATCAGTTGGCGGTATAAAACGGCGCGCCGTGGTTGATTGCCCATCGTAAGCGACGATCGATAGCCGCGCTTCATTCGCGGTCGGAGACAGATAATTCCGAGCTGTGTAGAGAATATCCCCGTTTTGCAACGACATGATCGTTAGCCGAAGATAATTTTGCCCTTGTCGGTAGCGATAATGATGATACGTGGCGTGTTCGTGGTACACCGTTTCAAGCTCAGGTTCAACGTTCTCGGCCCAGCCGCCCATCCGCAGCTCATAATCCCGCTGTTGATCCCCGTTTAAATCATATGAAAAGGACGCATGTTGATGTCCTTCGCTCGCGTTCGTCACAGGCAAAGAGCTATAAAAAACGAATATGATTAGGACAGAGACAGCAAACCACTTTTTATTTAGCATAGAAACCTCCTACAATATCCTCGTACTCAAGTATAAAAGGTTCGCGCGATAAAAACAATTTTTGTCGGTCTTTGCCGAATCATTCCAAATAGGGTGACAATTCCCGTTGTTTTGAACAGTCGTATTCCGTATACTTCTACTTATAAATAAAAAACTTTACAAATTTTCAGAAAAAACAGGAGGGGTAGAGCATGGATTATAAGGTAGTAACTGCTGCCGCGGAAATGATGACAACGGATATGACGTATATTAGCGACCGAGATGAAATGTACCATTATTATTTGAATTATGGGATCGAGTCCGTGTTGATGATCGCGGATGTGTACTCCTCTGCTTACTATATTTAGCTGACAACGAATCCAGGGACGAGCAAAAGACCTGGATTTTTTGCTGTCTATGGACTTTGTCTTCTTAATCCGATAAAATTGATATGTATAGTTAGTTATGGTTTTTAGAAAAAGCGAAGGAGTGGAGATAAACGTGGAAAAAGGGTTACAAGGGAAGCGCGTCGTGATTGCCGCGTCGCGAAAGACGGACGAGATGTGTACGTTGGTTGAACGGCAAGGCGGCGTTGGCATCGTGCGGTCTTTGCAAGGAACTGTTTTTTTAGCGGAAAAAGAGGTTGAGCCTGATCTTCGTTGGATCGTGGAAGAAAAACCGGATTGGTTAATCCTAACGACGGGGGTTGGGGCCGAGGCGTTGCTCGGGATCGCGGAAAAGATCGGGATTCGGGCGGATGTGGAGGCGGTGATTCAAAATGCAAAAGTGGCGCGTCGCGGTTACAAGCTCGTTTCGGTGTTGAGAGGACTTGGAGTGGAGCCCGTCGCGGTCGACGATGATGGAACAACCGCAGGCTTGATTCGCGGCTTGGAACCGTTTGACTTTTCGGGGCAATCCGTTGGCGTCCAACTGCATGGCGATCCCGCTCCAAAATTAATTCAGTTCTTGAAGGATCGCGGGGCGACAGTTCGGGAACTGGTCCCTTACCAGCATGTGCCGCCTGAGCGAGCGGTTGTCGAGCAATTTACAACAGAGCTGCTTGCGGGCGAATTTGATGCTGTTTGTTTTACAACGATGATCCAAGTTCGATTTATGTTTGAGTATGCCCGCGAGGCGGGGCTGTTTGAACAAGTACTGACTGTGTTTCGCGAGAAGACATTGCCAGTCGCAGTCGGTAGAGTGACTGCGGAGGCGTTGTATGATGCGGGCCTGGAGCAAAAGCGAGTCATCGTTCCTGAATTGGAACGGATGGGAGCGATGATCATGGAATTGAGTAAAGTCGTAGAAGCCGCTCGAGTCTAGCTTGTTTAGGGTCACTTTCTCAGAAACCGAACGTAAACTAGAGGTAAGCGTATTCGATTCATCTCTTCGAAACACACAAAAAAATGTAAAAGAAGGGGATGAGAATGTTGGCCAAACATGCGATTTTAGGCGTTGCTCAGGCAACCGCTCAGCAGATGATTGATTATACGCTCCGCATTAACCCGCATTTTAATCCCGAGATCGCCAGAACTTTTCTTGCGGTCGGAATGAATTATGGCGTTCGCGGCGACATCGCCTTTTGCCAATCGATTCATGAAACAAACTGGTTTCGATACGGAGGCGATGTGCGGGCCGATCAAAATAATTTTAGTGGTCTCGGGGCGACTGGCGGCGGGGCGCGGGGCGCGTCGTTTCCAACGATCGAGGCGGGCGTAACCGCCCAAATCCAACATCTGTACGCCTACGCGTCGACGAATCCGTTGCCTAACATTGGAGCATTAGTGGACCCGCGCTTTCATCTCGTCAACCGTGGGAGCGCCCCTTATTGGGAAGACTTGGGGGGCAAATGGGCAGTTCCAGGCTATTCGAAGCAAAAGTTTGCGAGCTTTGCGCAAGCGTACGCGGTGGGGGAAACGTATGGACAGTTGATTGTCGCCTTGTACGAACGAATGTTAGCGACAACCGTGGCGCCTCAACCGCCATCGCAGCAACCTGAATTTCCCGAAACACCTGCGCCGACATTGCCGCCACAACCAGATCCGGTATCACCTGGACCTGACTTATACCCGGAAGGGACGCCGGATTGGAAGAAGGAAGCGGTCGATTGGATGTTTGAAAAAGGATTGCTAACAAATGCCGAATGGAAAAAAGGCGTTGACCAACCATTACCCTTGTGGGCAGAAGCCGTTGTGTTGCGGCGACTGATGGGCAAATAGAAAAGAGGAGCCATGACGCAGCGGGCGCCTCTTTTTGCGTTGTTCGCTTTTTTATCGAGAATTGTTGATGGGGCTGGGAGATCGCTAGCATGCCCAATCGGGGATCTGTAAGTCCAATAACCTGTTTTTTTATCGAATATTGTGGATGCGATTTGTTACATGGCTGATCCACAATATTCGATAAAAAAGGGCACACCACGTAAATCCGGCTAATTAGCTCGATTCCCCAATTATTCGACTCAGATCTCATTCTTTTTGTCCGAAAATCCGCGCCATTCCTCATTTTAATAGGGAACCGTTAGAAGCCTGGCGCCTTACATTTGTGGATGCGATTTGTTACATGGCCGATCCACAATATTCGATAAAAAAGGGCACACCAGGTAAATCCCGCCAATTAGCTTGCCCGTCCCCCGACCTCCACCACAAAAATCGCAAAAAAAAAAAAGAGAGGAGCTATTCGCTTTGCGCGCTCCTTTCGACAGCATCAATTCCTTCTGCGGTTATTTTGAAGTGATAGAGAATTCCGTTGATCGAGTTCATGGCGATAAGTCCCTTGTCCGCTAAGTATTGATATGCGAATCTTTTCTCTATGTCCTGGTTTAAATCTCTCATCGAGATTTGTTGGCCCCGTCCGTTAGTAAAATAGTAGGCATAGAGCTCTTCCAACAATTCCGCGCGCAAAGCTTGCCGTTCCGTTTTATTCATCGTTATAAAACCTCCCTTTAATTTAGTCTATGCGGCAAACGGGGTTTTGTCCCCAAAATACAAAAAAGACCCCACAAGGGGGTCTACATGCAAAAAATGTGTGAGCCGATTGTGATTTTCTGAGGTCTTGTCCAAATCCATTTTGAGGTGGCGACGTGGGGGTTAAAGTAGTAGAGGCAGCCGTTAGACGGATCCCATCCACGAACCGCATCAAGCGCGGCGCGGTAGGCAGTCGCATTTGGCGTCAACCAAAATTGACCATCATCAATCGCGGTAAAGGCGCGCGGCTGAAAAATGACGGCAGCAATGCTGTTTGGAAACTCTTTGGATCGCAGTCGATTCATCACAACCGCCCCAACCGCAACTTGTCCCGTATACGACTCACCGCGG
This genomic window from Ammoniphilus oxalaticus contains:
- a CDS encoding glucosaminidase domain-containing protein, with protein sequence MLAKHAILGVAQATAQQMIDYTLRINPHFNPEIARTFLAVGMNYGVRGDIAFCQSIHETNWFRYGGDVRADQNNFSGLGATGGGARGASFPTIEAGVTAQIQHLYAYASTNPLPNIGALVDPRFHLVNRGSAPYWEDLGGKWAVPGYSKQKFASFAQAYAVGETYGQLIVALYERMLATTVAPQPPSQQPEFPETPAPTLPPQPDPVSPGPDLYPEGTPDWKKEAVDWMFEKGLLTNAEWKKGVDQPLPLWAEAVVLRRLMGK
- a CDS encoding uroporphyrinogen-III synthase; this translates as MEKGLQGKRVVIAASRKTDEMCTLVERQGGVGIVRSLQGTVFLAEKEVEPDLRWIVEEKPDWLILTTGVGAEALLGIAEKIGIRADVEAVIQNAKVARRGYKLVSVLRGLGVEPVAVDDDGTTAGLIRGLEPFDFSGQSVGVQLHGDPAPKLIQFLKDRGATVRELVPYQHVPPERAVVEQFTTELLAGEFDAVCFTTMIQVRFMFEYAREAGLFEQVLTVFREKTLPVAVGRVTAEALYDAGLEQKRVIVPELERMGAMIMELSKVVEAARV